The Penaeus vannamei isolate JL-2024 chromosome 2, ASM4276789v1, whole genome shotgun sequence region TTACGATTAAGTACTTGGCGCTATGGATGGGTTTGTATTTACGCCTACGTTCATATTCAGAAAAGGTAGGTGTGCGTGCTTATATATCTATGCGCTGTACGTGAATTAAACAGCTTATggtttattcatatttgtattacctgtaccccccccccacacacacacacaggcatatgcacgcacgcacacactctcacactctcacacacaaacacacacttacacacactcacactcacactcacacgcgcacatatacacacactcacacacacacacacacacacacgcacacgcacacacacacgcacacacccgcacacatacacacacacacacgcacacgcacacacacactcacactcacccacccacacacgcacacacacacacacacacacacacacacacacacacacacacacacacgcacacacacacacaaacgcacacgcacacacacacacacacacacacacacacacacacacacacacacacacacacacacacacgcacgcacacgcacacagttgcATATATCGCACCGCATTTCCTcatacccacataccctcacGCCCGCATACCCTCACGCCCGCAGCCCATGTCTCGAGAGCCACGACGAAAGCAATTAACCTTCACACACCGCTGCCTAGCTTGCTGTTCCTCGTGGCGGACCCTTGagcacctcctttctctctcctttcttcccctctctctttgtctttgtcttttctctctctctccttttttctctctttttttctttatgggtTGGTTAGTCTTTCTCTTACGTGATTTTGTTTTGAGTTTCgtggtttctgtctctctctttcattcttttgttctGGCTATGTTATTCTGTTTagtatccattctctctctctctctctctctctctctctctctctctctctctctctctctctctctctctctctctctctctctctctctctctctcgctcgctagcccgctcgctcctccttcctccctcactcacctaccttcttccgtctctctatctgcctcccttcttttctcccttctttgtttccttgctttcctacttctcttctctattcccttcctcccacactccctccctttccttctctccctcacgcccccttccttgcttccttcttaccttccctcccaatccccgtctccctcaccccctcgctccttccctccctctctctacgtgcttccttccttcatttccaatccctctctccttcacctccttttcccgAAGccgcatcccccctctctctcttcttccctccgtttccccccctccgtccttctttcctttcctccgtctctctctctctctctctctctctctctctctctctctctctctctctctctctctctctctctctctctctctctctctctctctctctctctctttctctctttctctctctctctctctcttcctcccttttccccctccgtccttccttctttcctttcctccctctccttctttccccctctccctccctcctcccttacccccccccccccaccaccaccaccaagtaGCCGCAGCCGCCATACAGCGGACTTCCGTGCTCATTATAACTCCGGCGGGTTTTATAGGAACAATTAGCAGCTGCAGATTGCGTCTGTGGACGAAAGCGGAGGTGGCGATGGTGAAGCTGGTGTTGCCTAATGGTGTAGCTAGTGTTACCAGATAGTGGCGATGGTGAAGCTGGTGTTGCCTGATGGTGTAGCTGGTGTTACCAGATAGTGGCGATGGTGAAGCTGGTGTTGCCTGATGGTGTAGCTGGTGTTACCAGATAGTGGCGATGGTGAAGCTGGTGTTGCTTGATGGTGTAGCTGGTGTTACCAGATAGTGGCGATGGTGAAGCTGGTGTAGCTGGTGTTACCAGATAGTGGCGATGGTGAAGCTGGTGTTGCCTGATGGTGTAGCTGGTGTTGCcagatggtggcgatggtgaagtTGGTGTTGGCTGATAGTGTAGCTGGTGTTGCCTGATGGTGGCGATGGCGAAGCTGGTGTTGGCTGATGGTGAAGCTGGTGTTGCTAGATGGTGTAGCTGGTGTTACCAGATAGTGGCGATGGTGAAGCTGGTGTTGCCTGATGGTGTAGCTGATGTTGCCTGATGGTGTAGCTGGTGTTACCAGATAGTGGCGATGGTGAAGCTGGTGTTGCTTGATGGTGTAGCTGGTGTTGCCTGATGGTGTAGCTGGTGTTACCAGATAGTGGCGATGGTGAAGCTGGTGTTGGTTGATGGTGTAGCTGGTGTTGCCTGATGGTGTAGCTGGTGTTACCAGATAGTGGCGATGGTGAAGCTGGTGTTGCTTGATGGTGTAGCTGGTGTTGCCTGATGGTGTAGCTGGTGTTACCAGATAGTGGCGATGGTGAAGCTGGTGTTGCCTGATGGTGTAGCTGGTGTTGCTTGATGGTGTAGCTGGTGTTGTCTGATGGTGTAGCTGGTGTTACCAGATAGTGGCGATGGTGAAGCTGGTGTTGCCTGATGGTGTAGCTGGTGTTACCAGATAGTGGCGATGGTGAAGCTGGTGTTGCCTGATGGTGTAGCTGGTGTTACCAGATAGTGGCGATGGTGAAGCTGGTGTTGCTTGATGGTGTAGCTGGTGTTACCAGATAGTGGCGATGGTGAAGCTGGTGTTGCTTGATGGTGTAGCTGGTGTTACCAGATAGTGGCGATGGTGAAGCTGGTGTTGCCTGATGGTGTAGCTGGTGTTACCAGATAGTGGCGATGGTGAAGCTGGTGTTgcctgatggtgatggtgaagctgGTGTTGGCTGATGGTGTAGCTGGTGTTGCCAGATGGTGAAGCTGGTGTTGCCAGATGGTGTAGCTGGTGTTGCCAGATGGTGTAGCTGGTGTTGCCAGATGGTGTAGCTGGTGTTGCCAGATGGTGTAGCTGGTGTTGCCTGATGGTGGCGATGGCGAAGCTGGTGTTGCCTGATGGTGGCGATGGCGAAGCTGGTGTTGcctgatggtggcgatggtgaagctggtgttgccagatggtggcgatggtgaagtTGTTGTAGCTGGTATTGCCTGATGGTGGCCATGGCGAAGCTGGTGTTGCCTGATGGTGAAGCTGGTGTTGCcagatggtggcgatggtgaagcTGGTGTTGCCAGATGGTGAAGCTGGTGTTGCCAGATGGTGAAGCTGGTGTTGCCAGATGGTGAAGCTGGTGTTGCCAGATGGTGGCGATGGCGAGGCTGGTGTTGcctgatggtggcgatggtgaagctggtgttgccagatggtggcgatggtgaagcTGTTGTAGCTGGTATTGCCTGATGGTGGTCATGGCGAAGCTGGTGTTGCCTGATGGTGAAGCTGGTGTTGCcagatggtggcgatggtgaagcTGGTGTTGCCAGATGGTGAAGCTGGTGTTGCCAGATGGTGAAGCTGGTGTTGCCAGATGGTGAAGCTGGTGTTGCCAGATGGTGAAGCTGGTGTTGCCAGATGGTGAAGCTGGTGTTGCCAGATGGTGAAGCTGGTGTTGCCAGAGGGTGGCGATGGTGAAGCTGGTGTTGCCAGATAGTGGCGATGCCTGATGATGGCGATTGTGGTGACGAGGATGGTGTTGGAGGGAACAGAAATGCTGGAAGATAATATGGATGGAGAGTTTGGTTATGTTATAACGCATCGACATTTAGATtgcattttgattttcttttttatggtttttaaaatcattttgaaGACCAATAGCAATGGGTTTTGTGACGAAACTCATGGGTTTATCGACAAAGAAAATCCGCCATGTTATTCCTTTCAGCTCTAGAAACCAATTGAACATTCTTGACCTTACTTCCAAATCTGAACCACCTATTCCACCTTAATTTACATACTTTCCACCCGCTGTACCTATTTTTTCAACCTCTTTCTTAtcgaaaatcataattatttgcatttattccacctctttcttatcgaaaaaataataatttgcatttattccacctctttcttatcgaaaataataataatttgcatttATTCCACCTCTttacagaaaatgataataatttgcatTTATTCCACCTCTttacagaaaatgataataatttgcatttattccacctctttcttatcgaaaataataacaatttgcaTTTATTCCACCTCTttacagaaaatgataataatttgcatttattccacctctttcttatcgaaaataataataacttgcatttattctacctttttcttatcgaaaataataataatttgcatttATTCCACCTCTTTTTATCGAAAATACTAATAATTTGCATTTATTCTACCTCTTTttatcgaaaataataataatttgcatttATTCCACCTCTTTttatcgaaaataataataatttgcatttATTCCACCTCTTTttatcgaaaataataataatttgcatttattccacctctttcttataaaaaataataatttgaatatGAATAGAAGTTGGCGCGGAATGACTGTCCCGCGGCAGTTCCCCGCATCGCCGGCGCCGCGAGACCGTTGTTCTCGGCTCCTGCGGCCTTCGAGGCTCCGGCGGCGCTTCCTTgatctgcgggggggggggggattggggaaggggcgTGGCTGGCAGGGGAGGCGTTGTGTTTTTGCGATtgcgcgtatatgcatatatatgtgtatatatatatatatatatatatatatatatatatatatatatatatgtgtgtgtgtgtttgtgtgtgtgtttgtgtgtgtgtgtgtgtgtgtatgtatgtatgtatgtatgtttgcatataaatatatatatatatatatatatatatatatatatatatatatacatatatatatatatctgtgtgtgtgtgtgtgtgtatctatatttgtctatatacatagatatatgtacacatatgcacacacacacacatacacatatatgtgtgttattatgtttatatatatatatatatatatatatatatatatatatatatatatacagtatatgtatgtgtgtgtgtgtgtgtgtgtgtgtgtgtgtgtgtgtgtgtgggtatgtgtttgtatgtatgtatgtttgcatatgtatatatattatatatatatatatatatatatatatatatatatatatatatatatatatatatatgtatgtatgtatgtatataaatatatttatctctatatatacatatatatgtacaaatatgtacacacacacacacatatatgtgtgtgtatacattatatacgttatatatatatatatatatatatatatatatatatatatatatatatatatatatatatatatagtgtaggtaggtaagtagataagtaggtaggtatctTGGATATATGCGTTTTGTGTATCCAACTGTACATAAGCACGAAGTAAGTGCAGAGTACGCTTACATTAATATGTTTTCCACCGCAACCACTTCCTCCCACATCGGCCGAGTGTACCCTTGAACAGATTCCTTTTTATATTAAGCCGTGGTCGATAACACtctcagatcccccccccccttctcagccCCGTCtcacctcccgtccctccccttctcagccccgtctcacctccccccccttctcagcCCCCGTCTCACCTCCcgtcccccccttctcacctcctccccccttctcagccCCCGTCTCACCTCCCGTCCCCCCCTTCTCAGCCCCCGTCTCACCTCCCGTCCCCCCCTTCTCAGCCCCGTCTCACCTcccgtcccccgtcccccccttctCAGCCCccgtctcacctcctcccccccccttctcagccCCCGTCtcacctcccgtccccccccccttctcagccccctgtctcacctccccccccccttctcagccCCCGTCTccacctcccgtccccccccccttctcagctCCGTCTCACCTCCCGTCCCCCCCTTCTCAGCCCCCGTCtcacctcccgtccccctcctcctctcttcatggGATATACGGATTGGTTCCTGCTCCTCGGCGGTCGGAGTTTCGGGTTTCAGGTCGATGGGATCTGAGTGATGGTTCCCGCGGTGTTAATGAAGGGTAGAGGTGATAGGAGTAATgtatatggtgatgatggtgacatctatgatgatgacaatgaaagcaATGATGAGAATAGGAGTAATAAGGAggagggtagtggtggtggctgtggcgaggattataatgatggaaggaaagtaatgatagtagtaataaaaagcaTAATATTAATGAAGGTACAGGTAGGAGTAATAGTGATGAAGACAATAGTAgtttcgataatgatgatataaacgtCGATATAATGACCTTtgtaatattaattttaaaaataaaagttCACCAGAAAATACAAAACAGAATATTGCGATATGACATCGATCcaaacagcaaaagcaacaaacatagaaaaaaataaccaataaaGCTAAATTCAAGGAACATCATCAAAAGAATAACGCAAGTGTGGtgagctgtgacgtcacggctcgtTCTGGTAGGCACAGTGTGACGAAAGATGCGGATTTGCGTTCACGGCGAGGCGCTTGGCGTGTGGTGGGCGCCGTGTGTGCTTCCGTCCTGCAGTTTGGGTGGAATGATGGTTGGTGTTCGTCGGTGATTCAGGCGcctctgtttggttgtctgtctgtctctttctctctccttctagacGTGTTTGTAttaacgcacacttacacacacacacacacacgcgcgcgcgcgcgcgcgcgcgcacacacacacacacacacacacacacacatatatatatatatatatatatatatatatatatatatatatatataccagactgtagagtttggtctgcccAATAATTATTTGGTCAatttctgtccgcgcaaatgtagttctctgGTAACTTTCCGCGtgcgcttagttctttttttttaaatcatcttccgagCCTAAAATTCTTTTgatctttccgcgcacttgtttcatcatccgtccgcagatccgtccgcgcaaatggaGCTAAAATtgtgttttccgcgcatgaaaaaaatgtaatattccccgctctgacacgcacacgcacgcacgcacgcacgcacgcacgcacgcacgcacacacacacacacacacacacacacacacacacacacacacacacacacacacacacacacacacacacacacacacacacatttatatacaaacacacacatacatgcatacatacatactgtatgtatacacacatattacaaaTAAACAAAGCCTAGCACCCAAAAATGCCGCACATGATCACCAGTAATCTCGtgcaccatcctcccctcccccccccctccc contains the following coding sequences:
- the LOC138865672 gene encoding ice-structuring glycoprotein-like, producing the protein MRRSGFIMQLNKSNPEIYDTENRPFNFSSVSRRLRMRSRSRGFPRRFKGAMLCYVVCCVIPCHVLCYKYKLCYVVSCRAMCFVVSSYVVSMRHVVTFLFPPTPSSSPQSPSSGIATIWQHQLHHRHPLATPASPSGNTSFTIWQHQLHHLATPASPSGNTSFTIWQHQLHHLATPASPSPPSGNTSFTIRQHQLRHDHHQAIPATTASPSPPSGNTSFTIATIRQHQPRHRHHLATPASPSGNTSFTIWQHQLHHLATPASPSPPSGNTSFTIRQHQLRHGHHQAIPATTTSPSPPSGNTSFTIATIRQHQLRHRHHQATPASPSPPSGNTSYTIWQHQLHHLATPATPSGNTSYTIWQHQLHHLATPATPSANTSFTITIRQHQLHHRHYLVTPATPSGNTSFTIATICYTIKQHQLHHRHYLVTPATPSGNTSFTIATICYTIRQHQLHHRHYLVTPATPSGNTSYTIKQHQLHHRHYLVTPATPSGNTSYTINQHQLHHRHYLVTPATPSGNTSYTIKQHQLHHRHYLVTPATPSGNISYTIRQHQLHHRHYLVTPATPSSNTSFTISQHQLRHRHHQATPATLSANTNFTIATIWQHQLHHQATPASPSPLSGNTSYTSFTIATIW